A part of Deinococcus multiflagellatus genomic DNA contains:
- a CDS encoding phosphatase PAP2 family protein, which yields MKIAQEVFEQEPFAFEKPLMLALHAHSSTALNHVAATFSILGSAKGMAPLGLLLVAVLYRVRRRLAYFMALSLGGVAIINLLLKNLFDRPRPAFWTPILPEPDFSFPSGHAMFAAALATSVILVLWTTRWHLPALVLGVLYVLGMMLSRVYIGVHYPTDVTGGALFSVAWVFGLAQLLHLDRVPRGRQAAQPVSTSSSR from the coding sequence GTGAAGATCGCCCAGGAAGTGTTTGAGCAAGAGCCGTTCGCCTTCGAAAAACCCCTCATGCTGGCCCTGCATGCCCACAGTTCCACTGCACTGAACCACGTGGCGGCGACATTCTCCATCCTGGGCAGTGCCAAGGGCATGGCCCCGCTGGGCCTGCTCCTGGTCGCCGTGCTTTACCGTGTTCGGCGGCGGCTGGCGTATTTCATGGCCCTGAGCCTGGGCGGGGTGGCGATCATCAACCTACTGCTCAAGAACCTCTTTGACCGTCCACGGCCAGCCTTCTGGACGCCCATCTTGCCCGAGCCAGACTTTTCGTTTCCCAGCGGACATGCCATGTTTGCCGCTGCGCTCGCCACCTCGGTGATCCTGGTTCTCTGGACGACGCGCTGGCACCTGCCGGCCCTGGTGCTGGGGGTGCTGTACGTCCTGGGGATGATGCTCTCACGGGTTTATATCGGTGTGCATTATCCGACCGATGTGACAGGCGGGGCGCTGTTCTCCGTGGCCTGGGTGTTCGGCCTCGCCCAGCTTCTGCATCTCGACCGGGTGCCACGCGGGCGTCAGGCAGCGCAGCCAGTATCCACCTCTTCATCTCGATAG
- a CDS encoding MFS transporter, translated as MMLPTPSGTPKVSPKATLFFTIFTAMLGLSVLFPVIAPLARQLGLSESQAGWFSAVYSLMQLVFAPFWGQQSERWGRKPVLLLGLVGFALSFGLFGLVAQLGLRGVLGGGLVFALLLACRLLGGLLSSATLPTAQAMMADLTPREARASAMGLIGAAFGLGVVFGPALGGLLSGVGLVAPVFFSAGLGLLTAVVGFFTLPETLRRDQASPQGQTGRAVLQAAPVRMLLLLGALSTLASVAMEQTIGFYVQDTLHLSTTATARTVGSMLALFGIVAALVQGGAMRRLGRAIPPAHLLALGLGTMGAGMGALSLAASAWTMALALAVIGVGSALLSPTLSAALSLSVGERQQGAVAGFNASALALGRMAGPLLGTALYQRVGHAAPYWVSGSLLAALLAWVWMIRPQIRAVAAPQV; from the coding sequence ATGATGCTTCCGACTCCTTCTGGGACGCCCAAAGTCAGTCCCAAGGCGACCCTCTTTTTCACCATCTTTACGGCTATGCTGGGCTTAAGCGTGTTGTTTCCAGTTATTGCCCCACTGGCGCGGCAGCTGGGGCTGTCTGAATCCCAGGCAGGGTGGTTTTCTGCCGTCTACTCGCTGATGCAGCTGGTGTTCGCGCCGTTCTGGGGCCAGCAAAGTGAGCGGTGGGGCCGCAAGCCGGTGCTTCTCCTGGGGTTGGTGGGCTTTGCGCTCAGCTTCGGTCTGTTTGGGCTGGTGGCGCAATTGGGACTCCGTGGCGTGCTGGGGGGCGGGCTGGTCTTCGCGCTGCTGCTGGCCTGCCGCCTTCTGGGCGGGCTGCTTTCCAGTGCCACCCTACCCACGGCGCAGGCCATGATGGCCGACCTGACCCCCCGTGAGGCGCGCGCCAGCGCCATGGGGCTCATCGGCGCGGCATTCGGGCTGGGCGTGGTGTTTGGCCCGGCCCTGGGCGGCCTGTTGAGCGGTGTGGGATTGGTGGCGCCTGTCTTTTTCAGTGCGGGGCTGGGGTTGCTGACGGCGGTGGTCGGCTTTTTCACCCTCCCAGAAACCCTGCGGCGCGATCAGGCTTCGCCGCAGGGCCAGACCGGACGCGCTGTTTTGCAGGCTGCTCCTGTGCGGATGCTGCTCCTGCTGGGCGCGCTGAGCACCCTCGCCAGTGTGGCGATGGAACAGACCATCGGGTTTTATGTGCAAGACACGCTGCACCTCAGCACCACCGCCACCGCGCGGACGGTGGGCAGCATGCTGGCCCTGTTCGGCATTGTGGCGGCGCTGGTGCAGGGCGGGGCCATGCGGCGCCTCGGCCGCGCCATACCGCCCGCCCACCTGCTGGCGCTGGGACTGGGCACCATGGGGGCCGGCATGGGGGCGTTGTCGCTGGCGGCCTCTGCCTGGACCATGGCGCTGGCCCTGGCGGTGATCGGCGTGGGCAGCGCCCTGCTCAGTCCCACCCTGAGCGCAGCCCTCAGTTTGAGTGTGGGTGAGCGGCAGCAAGGTGCGGTGGCGGGCTTCAATGCTTCAGCGCTGGCCCTGGGCCGCATGGCAGGGCCTCTGCTGGGCACGGCGCTGTACCAGCGCGTGGGGCACGCGGCGCCCTACTGGGTGAGTGGCAGCCTCCTGGCCGCCCTGCTGGCCTGGGTGTGGATGATCCGGCCCCAGATTCGCGCGGTGGCAGCGCCGCAGGTCTGA
- a CDS encoding PAS domain-containing protein — translation MPERPAAPFPVHPLDIVPLPAYLCDRAGATVYVNPALSRHVGLAADRLCRQGVETLFHPADRQGLGPLAALGVPAEQAVRVRLADGQHHWHRLHSAPAGESGPPGSVVVILSRLQEQREIEPQLQHLPALAQGLAQAQTVPEVLDTLPLLAQILGADQISLGTLQPGHLQRVCAGQPAGPALPLEGPLADVLQAGAPLVLSSTQDTPLSQATALLDRPQAAPSALLLPLRTDQPLGAAVLGFGGPRTLGPAEQAVAQTGAALLAQALDRAQQRARDRADRTRLVLDGLPQLVWTSQLGSGEAHFNRTWCTYTGQPARAGREVWPQVIHPDDLPSVLATVTPTPLGAFEQQVRLRRHDGAYLWHQVQLTPLPTGEWLGSATNIHDHKEAELALARSEAQLSGVLDALPVGVLLADPSGHLIRDNAAHRELWGVAPETTRWEEYGEWVGWWPETGQRVAAHEWAMTRALLRGETVRGELIEYQPFGRSERRFFLNNAAPICGADGQLLGAVVAEQDVTARMAAERALQQNVERIGLALAAGAILGTWFWDLRHDRFTVDEAFATNFGLDPALGQEGLSLEQVVATVHPDDRPGLMAAIAEAVARGGAYAHEYRVRRRDGRYYWIEANGRVEHAADGTPVSFPGVLLDVEGRRAVLAALRESEERFRELADHISQFAWTADASGAIGWYNKRWYDYTGTSPDEVRDWGWARVHHPEYREGVVAKFRAAIASGEPWEDTFPLRSRSGEYRWFLSRAVPIRDAQGQVIRWFGTNTDVTAQREAQAQLAELAASLEKRVQARTAELEQANAELRRSNMALERFAYITSHDLKEPIRTVSSFTQLIEQRYGAQLDDRGRLYLGMVIRGAERMSALVDDLLTYSRLSGENVPLQPVDLGTPLTEAMARLSRRLEETGARVTVGELPTVLGDGPQLAQLFQNLLSNALKFTRPGVVPDLKVEAIHEGQNWHLQVSDNGIGIEAEYLERIFVLFQRLHPRDQYEGTGLGLGICQKIIERHGGRLWAESTPGQGSTFHFTLPEVPAPPQGAVVAS, via the coding sequence ATGCCAGAGCGGCCAGCCGCGCCTTTTCCAGTTCACCCGCTCGACATCGTGCCCCTGCCCGCGTATCTGTGCGACAGGGCAGGCGCCACGGTTTACGTGAACCCTGCCCTGTCGCGGCATGTGGGTCTGGCCGCCGACAGGCTGTGCCGGCAGGGCGTCGAAACCCTGTTTCACCCGGCGGATCGCCAGGGGCTTGGCCCGCTGGCCGCACTAGGCGTTCCTGCCGAACAGGCCGTGCGGGTCCGGTTGGCAGATGGACAGCACCACTGGCACCGGCTGCACAGCGCCCCGGCCGGGGAAAGCGGACCGCCTGGGTCGGTGGTCGTGATCCTGTCCAGGCTTCAAGAGCAGCGCGAGATAGAGCCCCAGCTTCAACATCTCCCCGCGTTGGCGCAGGGCCTCGCGCAGGCCCAGACCGTGCCCGAGGTGCTCGACACTCTCCCCCTCCTGGCCCAGATCCTGGGCGCCGACCAGATCAGCCTGGGCACGCTGCAGCCTGGTCACCTTCAGCGCGTCTGTGCGGGTCAGCCTGCGGGCCCGGCCCTCCCGCTGGAGGGGCCGCTGGCCGACGTCTTGCAGGCTGGCGCGCCACTGGTCCTGTCGAGCACCCAGGACACCCCTCTTTCCCAGGCAACTGCCCTGCTTGACCGCCCGCAGGCGGCGCCGAGCGCGCTCCTCTTGCCCCTGAGAACCGATCAGCCGCTGGGGGCCGCCGTGCTGGGTTTCGGTGGGCCACGCACACTGGGGCCTGCCGAACAGGCAGTGGCGCAAACCGGCGCGGCGCTGCTGGCCCAGGCGCTGGACCGGGCGCAGCAGCGCGCGCGTGACCGGGCCGACCGCACCCGGCTGGTGCTGGACGGTCTGCCGCAACTCGTGTGGACCTCGCAGCTGGGCAGCGGCGAGGCGCACTTTAACCGCACGTGGTGCACCTACACAGGCCAGCCGGCCCGCGCCGGGCGCGAGGTCTGGCCGCAGGTGATCCACCCGGACGACCTGCCCAGCGTGCTGGCCACGGTCACCCCCACGCCACTGGGCGCCTTTGAGCAGCAGGTGCGCCTGCGCCGACACGACGGGGCGTACCTCTGGCATCAGGTGCAGCTCACGCCCCTGCCCACGGGCGAGTGGCTGGGCAGCGCCACCAACATCCACGACCACAAGGAGGCCGAACTGGCCCTGGCCCGCAGCGAGGCGCAGCTCTCCGGGGTGCTTGACGCCCTGCCGGTGGGCGTGCTGCTCGCCGATCCATCCGGGCACCTGATCCGCGACAACGCCGCGCACCGCGAGCTGTGGGGGGTGGCCCCCGAAACCACCCGCTGGGAAGAGTACGGCGAGTGGGTGGGCTGGTGGCCCGAGACCGGTCAGCGGGTGGCGGCGCACGAGTGGGCCATGACCCGCGCGCTGCTGCGCGGCGAGACGGTGCGCGGCGAACTGATCGAATACCAGCCCTTTGGCCGCAGTGAACGGCGGTTTTTCCTGAACAACGCCGCGCCCATCTGCGGCGCAGACGGCCAGCTGTTGGGGGCGGTGGTGGCCGAACAGGACGTCACGGCCCGCATGGCCGCCGAGCGCGCGCTGCAGCAAAACGTGGAGCGCATTGGCCTGGCGCTGGCGGCCGGGGCCATTCTGGGCACATGGTTCTGGGACCTGCGCCATGACCGCTTCACTGTGGACGAGGCCTTTGCCACCAATTTCGGCCTGGATCCCGCGCTGGGTCAGGAGGGCCTCAGCCTCGAACAGGTGGTCGCCACCGTGCACCCGGATGACCGGCCAGGGCTGATGGCGGCCATTGCCGAGGCGGTGGCCCGCGGCGGGGCCTACGCCCATGAATACCGGGTGCGCCGCCGCGACGGGCGGTACTACTGGATTGAGGCCAACGGCCGGGTGGAGCACGCCGCCGACGGCACGCCCGTCTCGTTTCCGGGGGTTCTGCTGGACGTGGAAGGGCGCCGGGCGGTGCTGGCGGCCCTGCGGGAAAGCGAGGAGCGCTTCCGCGAACTGGCCGACCACATCAGCCAGTTCGCCTGGACGGCGGACGCCTCCGGGGCCATTGGCTGGTACAACAAGCGCTGGTACGACTACACCGGCACGTCGCCCGACGAGGTGCGCGACTGGGGCTGGGCCCGGGTGCACCATCCGGAGTACCGCGAGGGGGTGGTGGCCAAGTTCAGGGCCGCCATCGCCAGCGGCGAGCCGTGGGAAGACACCTTTCCCCTGCGCTCACGCAGCGGCGAGTACCGCTGGTTTCTCTCGCGGGCGGTGCCCATCCGCGACGCCCAGGGGCAGGTGATCCGCTGGTTTGGCACCAACACCGACGTGACGGCGCAGCGCGAAGCGCAGGCGCAGCTGGCCGAGCTGGCCGCCTCACTGGAAAAGCGGGTGCAGGCGCGCACGGCGGAGCTTGAACAGGCCAACGCCGAACTGCGGCGCAGCAACATGGCCCTGGAGCGCTTCGCGTACATCACCTCGCATGACCTCAAAGAGCCCATCCGCACGGTCAGCAGCTTCACGCAGTTGATTGAGCAGCGCTACGGCGCCCAGCTGGATGACCGGGGGCGGCTGTACCTGGGCATGGTGATCCGGGGCGCCGAGCGCATGAGCGCCCTGGTGGACGACCTGCTCACCTATTCCCGGCTGAGCGGCGAGAACGTGCCCCTGCAACCCGTGGACCTGGGCACCCCCCTGACCGAGGCCATGGCCCGCCTGAGCCGCCGCCTGGAAGAAACCGGCGCGCGGGTCACGGTGGGCGAGTTGCCCACGGTGCTGGGCGACGGACCGCAGCTGGCCCAGCTGTTTCAGAACCTGCTGTCCAACGCCCTGAAGTTCACCCGCCCAGGGGTGGTTCCCGACCTCAAGGTGGAGGCCATACATGAGGGCCAGAACTGGCATCTGCAGGTGTCGGACAACGGCATTGGCATTGAGGCCGAATATCTGGAACGGATTTTTGTGCTGTTTCAGCGCCTGCACCCCCGCGACCAGTACGAGGGCACCGGCCTGGGCCTGGGCATCTGCCAGAAGATCATTGAGCGCCACGGCGGGCGGCTGTGGGCCGAGAGCACGCCGGGCCAGGGCAGCACCTTTCATTTCACGCTGCCCGAAGTGCCGGCCCCCCCGCAAGGCGCCGTGGTGGCCAGCTAA
- a CDS encoding ZIP family metal transporter, with protein sequence MWTAALWGLAGGSSLVVGALLGLYAPISKKVVALIMALGAGVLVSSVAFELMDEALGKGGFDAAATGLLLGALAFFLGDLMIGRAGGRHRKRSGGQQEAGAASAIVLGSLMDGVPESVAIGVGLLAGGKVGWVFLAAVFLSNIPESLSASVGLKRAGHAPLHILGMWSAIALLSAVAAGLGFTLLRHADANLVAGIQAFAAGAILTMLSSTMLPEAYEEGGAVIGLATTCGFLAAFTLSHL encoded by the coding sequence ATGTGGACTGCGGCGCTGTGGGGGCTGGCTGGGGGTTCGTCGCTGGTGGTGGGAGCCCTGCTGGGGCTGTACGCGCCCATCAGCAAAAAGGTGGTGGCCCTCATCATGGCGCTGGGCGCCGGCGTGCTGGTCAGCAGCGTGGCCTTTGAGCTGATGGACGAGGCCCTGGGCAAAGGGGGCTTTGACGCGGCTGCCACCGGGCTGCTGCTGGGCGCCCTCGCCTTTTTTCTGGGCGACCTGATGATAGGCCGCGCGGGTGGTCGGCACCGCAAACGCAGTGGTGGCCAGCAGGAGGCCGGCGCGGCGTCGGCCATTGTGCTGGGCAGCCTGATGGACGGTGTGCCGGAATCGGTGGCCATCGGGGTGGGCCTGCTGGCGGGCGGTAAGGTGGGCTGGGTGTTTCTGGCGGCGGTGTTCCTGAGTAACATCCCCGAGAGCCTCAGCGCCAGCGTGGGCCTGAAGCGCGCGGGCCACGCCCCGCTGCATATCCTGGGCATGTGGAGCGCCATCGCCCTGCTGAGCGCGGTGGCTGCGGGCCTGGGCTTTACGCTGCTGCGCCACGCCGACGCCAATCTGGTGGCGGGGATTCAGGCCTTTGCGGCGGGCGCCATTTTGACCATGCTGTCGTCCACCATGCTGCCGGAAGCCTACGAAGAAGGGGGCGCGGTGATTGGGCTGGCCACGACCTGCGGCTTCCTCGCCGCCTTTACCCTCAGCCACTTGTGA
- a CDS encoding esterase/lipase family protein → MTRSLTPALTLSALLLAGCASVAPLPTPAAQTAPAVSDALAAQPTPADATALQAQAVAPADFVLLIRGLEPFYSPSAHKDNSVTPAGCDTYFRDMIQYFYNQDALWGSKLRTVGFYDKQAPSSCYVNLKDVRPPKPYSSNLLLENRTFTNDTSIVQLGQRLAWWVYTNYTAKGYTVSLVGHSLGGLVARVAVGASGKDPRFPPTLAVKTMMTLNTPNNGATFASLANNVTWSCNTQCKEMTPGSDFLRVLNTDWDSGNSGVKYRFNLGGSNDYVVGDTRSSAIGGTGSACYYTNPSFDHGSILTDPSGREDATMKCWNDRRTAYTQAPVTATGQRHPLSSTFLWATSP, encoded by the coding sequence ATGACCCGGAGCCTGACCCCCGCCTTGACCCTGAGCGCCCTGCTGCTTGCCGGCTGCGCTTCGGTGGCCCCCTTGCCCACCCCAGCGGCGCAGACAGCGCCGGCGGTTTCAGACGCGCTGGCAGCCCAGCCGACGCCCGCAGACGCCACAGCGCTGCAGGCCCAGGCGGTCGCCCCGGCGGACTTTGTGCTGCTGATTCGCGGCCTGGAGCCCTTTTACTCGCCCAGTGCCCACAAGGACAACAGCGTGACCCCTGCAGGCTGCGACACCTATTTCAGGGACATGATTCAGTACTTTTACAACCAGGACGCGCTGTGGGGCAGCAAGCTGCGGACGGTGGGCTTTTACGACAAGCAGGCGCCGAGCAGCTGTTACGTCAACCTCAAGGACGTGCGCCCGCCCAAGCCCTACTCCAGCAACCTGCTGCTGGAGAACAGGACCTTCACCAACGACACGTCCATCGTGCAGCTGGGGCAGCGCCTGGCGTGGTGGGTGTACACCAACTACACCGCCAAGGGCTACACGGTGAGCCTGGTGGGGCATTCGCTGGGCGGTTTGGTGGCGCGGGTGGCGGTGGGGGCCAGCGGGAAAGACCCGCGCTTTCCCCCCACCCTGGCGGTGAAAACCATGATGACCCTCAACACGCCGAACAATGGGGCCACGTTTGCGTCGCTGGCCAACAACGTGACGTGGTCGTGCAACACCCAGTGCAAGGAAATGACGCCGGGCTCCGACTTCTTGCGGGTGCTGAACACCGACTGGGACAGTGGCAACAGCGGCGTGAAATACCGCTTCAACCTGGGCGGCAGCAACGACTACGTGGTGGGCGACACCCGCTCAAGCGCCATTGGCGGCACGGGCAGCGCCTGCTATTACACCAACCCGTCGTTTGACCACGGCAGCATCCTGACCGACCCCTCCGGACGCGAAGACGCCACCATGAAGTGCTGGAATGACCGCCGCACGGCCTACACCCAGGCGCCAGTGACAGCCACCGGCCAGCGCCACCCCCTGAGTTCCACCTTCCTGTGGGCCACCTCGCCCTGA